GGGAGAAAAGACAATGCATGCCAGGAAATAAAACACCAGGCAGCAGCTCCCGTGACATAGAGACAGGTCCTTCTACACAGGAAATGCTGCAAACAATAATGGAAGATCTTAAACAGCTGAAACAAAATACAAGCTCTACTAACACCAGACTGTCTGCTATCGAAAAGAAGCTAGACGATATTTCCGCAACGGTTACTGACTACACCTCTAAAATAGAATCACTGGAAAAAACTGTCGACAGTCTACTTATGAAAGTAGACGACCTAGAAAATAGAAGCAGGCGGAACAACCTAATTGTGTTTGGCGTTAAGGAAACCGAGGACGAAACGCCCCAAGACCTTGAGAACACGGTCTGCAAGGATGTTCTTCTGAATCGGTTGAAAATTTCGGATGTGGCTATTGAACGCATCCACAGAATAGGAAAGCCGGCTGAGGACAAATGCAGACCGGTTATCTTTAAGCTAGTTGACGGGAGGGTCAAGGAGAGAATTCTCAAAAGCTGTAAAAATCTGAAAAACACAGGCTATAGTATATCCGAGGACTTCTCCCCTCGCGTTCAATCAATACGAAAGAAGCTTTGGGAAAGTGCGAAAGAGCAGAGGTTGAAAGAAGAGAAGGTCATGCTCAAGTTtgacaaaattaaaataaatggcAAACTGTATCGATGGGACGACGCCTGCAAtgaaagagttccctgcgcttcaAAGTGATGGTCTGTTTCCAAACCCGTGTCCGCACAGAGTAACACACAGAGCTCAGGAGCACTAAGAGCACAGCCATCTTTGAATTCCTTTTCAATGCTTAATATTAATACTAGAAGCATAGTAAATAAAATCGACGAACTTGAAAGCCTCCTCTTCACACACGATCCTGACGCCGCTGTtctaacagaaacatggcttcATGATGCAATTCCGAATGATGCAGTTATCACATCCGAGCAATACGAAATCGTTCGTCGCGACCGCACTTCAAGAGGGGGCGGTGTCGCTATTCTGATAAAGAAAGGCATCGACTATACGCTGATACCGCACCACACCAACACTGAAATGGTCTGGGTTGTTCTCCGTCTTTTTCAGCTTAGTCTTTAAATAGGTGTTATTTATCGACCACCGAATGCTGATACTTCTGTACTGGACAACTTGCAGGACTTTTTAAATGAACATACAAAGCGCTATAGCCATGTTATCGTATGCGGCGATTTTAACTTGCCTAACATCAACTGGGATTCTCTGTGCGCTCAAACTTTGTGTGCTAACTCGGATGCTTTGCTCAGCATAGCTTTTAATTATAACTTAAACCAGGTTGTCCAGAAACCTACGCGCATTACAGCAAATACGAGTTCTCTTCTTGACCTGGTATTTATATCAGACCCTGTTAGTCAATTGGGCTTTTCGACAGATGTCTTTCCCGGAATATCAGACCATGAAGCGGTGCTCTTTAAAAGCGAATTGATGCGACCAGTAATTGTTCATCAGGAAGGAAAAGCGTTTCGCGACTTTAACAATGCTCAGGATGAAAGCGTTCTAGATCAGCTTGAACTGACGTATGGATCCTTTGCTAAAAAATACACTGATGGGCGTACAAGTGTGAACGACTTGTGGTTAGAATTCAAAAGTACGGTTCATCAATGTATCAACAAGTACGTGCCGCTTAAACATAAGAAGCTGAAAATGGCGTGTCCCTGGATAACACGCGAGATCATACAGTTAAAACGTCGCGTGAAGCGCTTATCAAGGTCAAGCAATAAAGTTGGTGGTGCTTTGCCGGCTCTTCGGGCTGAACTGCgttcaaaaataaaatcttcacggtaccacttttttaatgtcaagatgcacaattttctaaaaactgacccccaaaagttctggaggcatctgtcacagaaaaaagacccggttaacaaacttctccttaacagcacagttgttaccgactccctctgcttagcgactgccttcaatgagcacttttctTCTGTATTCCTGAGTAACAGCAACTCAGTCTCCGAATCTCGAGCTAGCCATTTCAATCTGCCAGACCTAATTATTAACGAGGAGGGTATTGTTTCGGCTCTATTGCAGTTGAACACAAAAAAATCCTCTGGATCGGACGATATTCCTAACGCTTTTCTGTACAGATATGCTGAGTGGTGTGCTAAataccttttcattatttttactgaaagtctcaggacaggagaaattccaaacgattggaaaacagcaaaggtgatacccattcacaaatcaggagacaagctttgcgtgaagaattacaggccaatttctttgttatgtacgtccagtaaggtgttagaacattttattttcaagcacataagttcattcctagacggaagcggtttttttattgaaagccagcacgggtttcggcaaggcttgtcgacagtgacgcagcttattcatatcacaaatgaaattatgatgtcactagacaataatggacaggtagatttaattttcattgacttcgaaaaagcgtttgaccgggtattgcatggcaatcttttgttaaaaataaggtggtggttaaataatcggcaagtagtacaatggttagattcctaccttacacagcggcatcagtttgtccagatatctgaatctcactccacaaaagcgccggtactttcaggagttccccagggctcagtccttgggccgcttctcttccttatttatttgaacgacctgtccttcaactcacacatacgctgtcggttcttcgccgacgactgtgttatataccatagtatcacatcagtcgaagaccagacactcctagccgaatacttaacagcagtttccagctggtgttgtacttggcaaatgggtataaacagttcaaaatgcggaaaaatgacagtaacacgaaagaaacaaccgctccaatgcacatacaaaatcaatggccttccgatcaactcagtgactcaggtgaaatatcttggggtaaccatgacatccaacctgaactggagcgtacacatccagtccattgtctcagcagcgtccaaaaaacttcgattattaaagcaccgcctaaagcattgcacgagcaaaactaaactgacagcgtacacatcacttgtgcgtccagtgctcgaatacgccgacgctgtatgggatccgcacacaaaaacggatataaaaaatcttgaaggcgtccagaggaaagcactccggtttatttaccacgcttatggtcggcaggtctcggtgtctgatttgctcaacagatctgggcttccaactcttgaatcccgtcgcaagcagcaccgactaaaaatgttgttcaatatcatacataataaaacaaaactgaattttcagagttacatgcaatacaacacaacacgccccacccgtaacaaacacgaaaggactatcttgatgccacgatgccgaacaaaagcatattcttgttccttctttccacgcaccatttccgaacggaaccgactgccaagcgatatcaccaacctggtatcttcagaatccttcttgtctgctgtttcggctcatgtatcgcagtagcgtgtctagtacacagtgtatttcggtttccttgtttttattctgttcacttagtctgtttgacgtcggatgatttgcctgtactttttttttttgcttcccgtcggtcttattgaattttgtcctcgtactgtaatcgccctttgtcgctgttattttgttgttaccactttgtaatttttttcctttgtgcactcctgccttgaccgccaaagggcagtcggcagtatttatgaaataaatgaaataaataaataagaatgtCTTGGGGCAAATCACTGATTCAAGCGAAATCAACGGCTACGGACACAAGTTAGAAGGGGAATGCTGGTCAAGAACCTGCTCACCGATTAGGGCGGCTGAACACAAGAGTAGGAAGAATCCCCAGCGGTCAAGAGGCATCCCTACAAGCAGCGAAGAGAGTGACCACCATAACACGGAAGTACAGCAGCTCTTAAAACCCTCAGGTATAGAAGGTGGCCTAGGGAGGAATGGGGTACAAAATGTTCCAAGAAGTTTGTCATCGCGTGACAcgatgcaaaaaagaaacgcaaatTTGGAACCTGTCACCACTCAAAGACGACGGGCTCACACGTCAGGTGTTGCAGTAAGCAACAAGAAGATGAAGCCagcaaaaactgaaaaaaaaaacagcgacgcGAAAGCGAAGAATCCAAACATTGGAAAATGAAGAGTGCTAAGAACGTGAACCCGAATTCCGGTGCAACAGCTACacggaaacgaaagctgaaaaaaataatgaaagcaaCGAAAGTCTTACAGCTGAACACCAGAGTCAAGTCGCTGTCCTGGAGGAGACTGATGTGCAGGAAGACAAAGGACTGGAAGGCATCGCCACACTTGCACAATTTTTTGCCGGTTACAGCGATGACTCAAAAGATCTGAGCTCGTACTACACAGTATTCGGTGCAGAGGACCTGATACCGTTTCTCGATTACGGTAGCGACTTGAGCGAGAAGTCTAAGTAACACCATGGAGGCTGCCGCTCTCTATAATATGTGGTTAAATTTGCTAGGCTGAAACAAAATTTTTAGTTCTTTGACATTCGTGTGGGTGTAGCGGACGCCTTTAGCTAGCAGCCTCGCATCAGGCTCTTAGTAAAGTATTTGTAGAAGTCCAATTGTTCTAAGCACTTCATCGCGACCACGGCCTCCACCACACTGTACAGCTAGTGCGTAAGGCAGCTGCCTGCAGTTTTGGTCGCGCTTGCTTGCCTCCAGCCAGCACACGTCGGTCGAGTACGAAGCCTGCCTATGAAGCTGGAGTTAAAGTGCATGTTATCCTCGTGAAACAGGGGATGTTATCTTGTGCGGCGGAAGCCATCAGCTACGCTACACAGCAAGGTATTTCGCCATTGTTCAAGATCCTTTTCTGCCGAATGAGTGTAACAATAGAAGCCATCTAAGGTTGGCCCAACAGGCCCAGCTCTCGCTTTCAATAAAACAGTACGCATAAAAAATGAATACAATAATCAAAATCTTGCTGAAGCAGAAGCCGGAATATTCTTAAGACGTTCTTCTATTGAGAGCAGTATATAGATAGCTTCCTCAATGACGTATCAGTTCCTGCATTATTGTAACACATAGAGCAGAAAACAGTACTACACGAGGTTTAGAATTTTCACTATTCCTGCTCTTCTAAGACTGGACTTCTGTCCCCTCTTTCCTAACATGGCACAGATCTTGACATGAATGGTGAAGGGAATATCTGCATTCATTTCCAGATATTCTATCTGCAAATTCTATCTGCATTCAATCTATCTCAATTCTATCTGCATTCTGTGtcatgcatgtgttgtctttggttTATCTTTTCATTTGTGTGCTAACTGTTGCCATGCCTcgtatctcgttgtattgcccctcctgcccgggcctaccaaggctggcagtattgaataaataaataaataaataaataaataaataaataaataaataaataaataaataaataaatttttttatgcAGAACAAAAACGAAACATTTGCGTATACAAAGTAAGACATTTTCTGAACGGCATAgcttatttttgttatttgacaCACCTCCACGGCGTTGTACCTGTTTGAAAAAACAAGGGTGGCGACTTGTGCTcaacaaaaaaattaatttatttgGAATCAACAACATTTGTGCTCAAATTAAAGCCATTCTCATGGGCACCCATGCACGGGTACTTCAGCACAGTTGCAGCCTGCGTAATCGGCAGAACTGCTTCATAGGTTGAGCGCGATCAGCTGAGCTTCGGAAGTATTGACGACGCCACCCATGAGGGTACgggcaactgggacgaaatccaCATAATGCACAGTGGTCGTCCGAGTGCCGTTTGAATCCGGGTTATCCGTCATCTCGTACGTTGCGTTGGTGGAGTACCGGTAGTGCCTGGATAAAAATCACAAACCAAATAACCCAAATGAAAACCTGCTAACTTTAGGGATCAGACTGAAAGCTTCCGGGGTCTCAAGCGAGCTCATCTTGAACAATAATTGCTCGCGAAGCGACTAATGAACGAGGACGACTACTATACGGACAGTGCTTGCTTTTGACCTTGTACATGTGGCGCTTCGCAAGCTGCGGGAGTTAAATCAtcgcaaatacaaaaaaaaaagatttatttgCCGAGCGGGAATAGGAGCAATGAGCAGAATTTATGCACAATTTCAAGGATACTTTGGAAGACAGCAATAATTAGGTGAGCATTAGAACGCTAAGCCATCTGTAACCACTTCAACTTTTCAGTTGCGCAGCAGACACAACAGTTCGCTTATATTAATTCCTGCCCTGTCCAGTTTCGATAAGGGAGAATGGTGCGTAGAGCTGCGGCAAAAAAGAGGGTCGTTGACCTGAGGAACTCGAGCAACTTCTTGTGCTTCGCCCTGGCGTGGCCGACGGCGATGGCGGCCGCAGCGCCGAGCACGGCTAGGACGAGTGCTCCAGCGACAAGGGAAACACACGTGGAGCGCCACAGGTGATGCCTTGTTGAGGTTGACTCCGCCGCCTGCAACAAACCGTAGCTGGCATCACTCCTCCGGACGGCTGCACAGCAAACCTCATGCTCTTTCTCCACCAACACCAGTACCGTTATCAGCGTCAGCAtaacccatacaaaaatgtcctatggccggctatataATTTTGGCCCatatagctatagacctttcctatttctgtctatagctgtatatacaggctgatatatttttctacaGAGAGCTTAAGagaattgtatggttccaaagctatagcttcaGTGGCATATATTTTTCattagctggcaataagcacctctatgtgTGCTTATaaacgttcataaaaggccatagacgggcATAGCtctttccatagacgcccataggacttttttgtatgggaatCGTCTAAGTTAGGCAAACTGCGAAGAAGCAAAAACCACTGCCACTGATCACCAATTAGACGGGTCCTCCAATCGCCAGTGGGGATCGCCATATCCCACTAAATTTTCTGATCTAATCTCAACATCCGTGTCTTCCCGGTAGTCAGCTGAGCTTTCCTGTCATCTTTTGCCCTTCTTTTACATAATCTATTACATGTCAATACTCGCCTACGTCGCTTTATCTTAGCGGGTTCTTTATCTCTGGACAATTTCAGGCGCCCTGTTTTGTTTCCatcgaaaacaaatatttttcaaCCTAAATAGTATATCGAAACGTCGagagaaaatttaaaaattttgcacagcaaaaTACCAACGGGTAATTTTTTACGCAAATGTGCTTAATTTGAAGTGCCACAGTGGTTCCTAACGGCAACATCGAAATGCAGGGATCTTTCAGGTAAAAAGCCGACGTATACTGCAATAACTTTGTTTTGAAGGAGCACATTATGCTCGGAAGTGAGTAAAAAGATTAGATGTTGTTATCGGTGGCAAAATTTGCTTAAAAATGGCGGACGACGTGCTACCAATCCACTGCTTCGTGAAATGTTAATTACTTCGTTCTCTGCCGAATAACAAAGCCAGTTTATTTGCGGTATGAAGGATCCTAAattcacctgaaaaaaaaaagcaatcactGCTAGGTGCGACATAATCTGCGATATCGCTTTGTATTCAGTTGGGTACAAAACTAACTAAAGGTTGCTTTGTCTGATCGAAAAAATCGGGGGGAAAAATGATTTTAGGTTTTCCACCAATATCAAGCGCTGCAACCTTCTTGAACACAATTCAGTAGCTCAAATGTTTTCCACCCTTTATGAGGGTCAGAACAACCCGGCTTTCAAAAGTCGTGTGCGGCCATGTTCACTTTCCATGGAGCTTGTACACACTCGCATTTCTGCTATGAAAGATGTCGAGAGCAAAACTGAAAGCTGGGAATCTCAGCCGATTCTTTAAAAGCAGTCGAAGCAGCACGAAACGTGTACGATCAGCGACAAATAAAACGAATAAATAAGACGAACAACAAAATCAGGACACATTTACTTGGAGAAGCTAAATACTATAGCGCAGGTTAATTTCACTTCATAGGAGCGAAGAGTGCCCTTTAGAAGTATTAATCAACTTCGCTTGTATTTTCTGTTCAGGATCTAATGTGTTCGTGCTTTTTCTGTTGGTATTTCAGTTCTATTGTTAGCGTTccatttgttgctgatagtacattGTATGTTTTATTGAAAGCTATAGCACGTTTTACCCTATGATTTTATAATCTGCTGCGTAGCCCACGATTTCTTCACTATTGTTTGGTTATAGAGAAACTTTTGCTTTTGTTAGGAGACACAAAGCATGTGTAGGCCTCTCTGGGCCTTGTATTTCCACATGTTTGATGTCATTAGCGACGCCTCTCACTCGCTGTCTTCGAAATGCCTTAACACCTGGTGTGATTACTAAAGCCCAATGACGAATGAGGATTTTGTGCACCAACACTCTTTCAAATCATTTCTTCACTCCATACACTGTTTTCCAGACGCCCAACCGTAGGCGAAATGTCAACAAGTCATTTAAGCACGTCATCTGGGAGCGCTCACCAAGATAATGCCGTCCatggaatcatcatcatcatcatcgcaccgactacgcccgctgcaaggcaaaggcctctcccatgtctctccaattaaccctgtcctttgccagctgcgcccaccgtgtccccgcaaacttcttcatttcttccgccgacctaactttctgccgcaccctgctacgcttgccttctcttccatGGAGTGCACATCCGCAATTACAATCTTACGTGCAAGGATTATTCACTGCCGGAAGCGGGATCCGTGTTAACGTCCTGCAATATTCCCGGTGGCATGTCACAGTATTTGGGATATCGCTGGGGCGCTACATTGCGAAAGTGCTGCGTGAACTGAACCGTAGGTGAAACTACATGTACTTAGAAGGAGGCGAAACAAATCACAAAGAAGGGTACAGAAGCAAGCTTAGAAGCAAAAAAGCGTAGACTTAACGTTGGTATCGACTAATTGGCTGGTGGCTGCTAAATAGATGCTTAAGTGAATGTTGTTTCTGcctaaaaagtttttttttcgtcgttGACCTTAGGGGAGATGCGagtctgaaaatgaaaatttttattatttcagatatcgtaatgaaattaggtgtgtACTGGAATTCTTCCTCCTGTCCTCAAAAGTGTTATTAGATTTAGAGTACCTCAGTTTGTACACATATTAtggaaaaataactgaagccttgTTAGGTAATTTTTTTACGCGTCGTTAAGGCGCTTtccttcaatatttttttttggttgcTATTGAAAAGTagctgtagccaaagacctgccacGTGGAGCTATGCTGTTTATATTTCTATTTATGAAGATCATCATTAAAAATGTTCACTTATGTCGAAACACCATAATTATGAAATATAATTAGGTGACATTATTGCTCCTAAAATTTAATACGTTCGCCTCAGTCATAAATTAGAGCATAGCTTCATAGCTTACTTCCCTCTGAATTAAATGGTACCACATTAATATATATTACACAACCCGTAAGGCAATAACGTTGGAACGAAACATGGAGTGGAGAAAATTGCGTTTGAAGTGCTCGCGCCAGTCATTCGGAGGTAGTTTTACAGGCCTCAGAAAACAGCGGAATGCGGGCATTACAAGAGGATTTCACAATAGTGAATAGTAccatggaaggatggatggatacggctgaacgctttaaatcgggcggtggctcaagccacctagccatgacttatgaaattttgctcttctcttgattttagccaccaatcagataaccttcgcttggttacatctacccgcttaaaatctacttccccttcactgtccttaaaccccaatgccttggataaatcagccccgctgctttccacagtagggtgaagccctctacagaaaagtatcaagtgtttagccgtttcctcctcctctccgcacgcaacgctcAACGCACAACCAGAACGTAGGAAAGAGCGCCAGCTGGCGGCCATCAGGAATGTGATCGCAGGAAGTGACTAAAAACGGGGATAACAGAAGGTCATTGCAAGAGGTCTTTGTCTTGCTGAAGATAAAACTTGAACAATGATGATGCTCTGATAATAAAGACTGCTTGAAGTTTCCATATATCATGAGAGCTAAGCAGATCGTCGATTCTTCGGGAGTACAGAACTCCGAAGACTGCACACACACACCAAGGGCGTATTATGGCCTTCAGATTCCTAacctaaaaaaaattcttgtgaaCGTTATCGGCTAAGTTCAATATTGCTCTTATTTTGCCGCCAAGAGCTATTGTCTTTGACACAATCTGCGGACGTGTAAAGATACGGAGTCACCCTTATTGGCTTTTAGTCGAAATAAACGATAAGTTCACCTGAAGCCAGTTTGGGCTCTGGATGTTGAAGAACGGGTCACCTTGGGCCAAGGACCTGTGGTCGATCGAGATCTTGCTCTCGAACCGGCTAGGCCTCGGCCTTTCGAGCGAAGAGTCCTGCAGTGTAACACAGTGCAGTGTGTAGCAAATCGTAGTGCAAGACAATGATGTCTTCGGTGCTCACCTCCAGGACGGATAGGACCGCGAGTTCGTGGTCTGCGTCGACGCGGTCTGTGGCTGGGACGCACGACACGTCTCTGTCAGCCATGATTTGCGCTTCTTCTTTCACGTTTGCTGACGCGTCTACAAGAGTAATAGCACGAAGGTGTCTGCATCTATAGTTTCGTTCTGTTGAGGAATTCTTCGTACTTTGCCGATTAATTAAGCTTCGAGAGTAGAAATGAAACTAAATATAAAGCTTCAATTTGAATCACGTGTGGAATAAGAAATAatgtcctatatatatatatatatatatatattaggcaTTAGAGATGGCCTATTCTACCATAGCTTTGTACCCCAGAGAGCTGACTCACATGTTCATTCCGGGAGCAAGGTTTCTGTTAATTCTGATGAGTCTAAAGGTATCTTGTCTTTCTTTTATCTACTATTTCTTTGTCTGTAACGCGGAACACAACAAAAGCAACAGATAAGATCCtgtcttttctgttttctttcagcCAGTGGCAAATGTCCCTATATTTGGACGATAGCATATCAGCACCGTCATCGTCATCAAAAGCGCAACTAACACTTGCACAGCGTCAGCAAGGTTTTCTGTTCAGTCTGACGAGTCCGTAGGAACTACGTATCTTGTCTTTCTTTTATCTACTATTTCTTTGTCTGCAACGCGGAACACAACAAAAGCAACAGATAAGATCTtgtcttttctgttttctttcagcCAGTGGCAAATGTCCCTATATTTGGGCGATAGCATGTCAGCACAGTCATCGTCATCAAAGGCGCAACTTCCACTTGCACTGCGACAGTAAGGTTTCCTGTTCAGTCTGATGAGTAAGTAGGAACTACGTATCTTGTCTTTCTTTTATCTACTATTTCTTTTTCTGCAACGAGGAACACAACAAAAGCAACAGATAAGATCTTGTCTTCTCTTCTGTTTCCTTTCAGCCAGTGGCAAATGTCCCCATACTTGGACGATAACATATCAGCACAGTCATCGTTATCAAAAGCGCAACTTCCACTTGCACTGCACCAGCAAGGTTTTCTGTTGTCTGATGAGTCCATAGGAACTACCTATCTTGTCTTTCCTTTATCTACTATTTCTTTGTCTGCAACGCAGAACACAACAAAAGCAACAGATAAGATCCTGTCTTCTTTTCGATTTCCTTTCAGCCAGTGGCAAGTGTCCCTATATTTGGACGATAGCATATCAGCACCGTCATCGTCATCAAAACCGCAACTTCCACTCGCGCTGCGCCATAACTGGCACTCACTGCAATGAGCACAGACGAATCCGCATCCATAAAGTGACTTGGACAAGGGCTATTCGGAAGAGCACTCGGCATTCCAGACGAAGACGAAGAGCGGATAGGACGGCGCCATGGGTCAGGTGCAGACCACGGAGGAAGCTGCCATCGGCGCCGTAGACGTCGAGGCTGCCATCAGACCCCTGACCAGAGAAGGCAGTGCTGGAGCAGCGACAAGCGATGCGCCTGCTGTCCGAAAGGCGTCTTCAGCGCCAACCGTATATGCGGACCTCATCGTCCTGGACCAAGTGTTCTGGGAGGAGGCAGAGAAGAGTAGGAAGAGCGCCCTCGCCTTGCCTGTCGAGCAGGGAGACTTCGCCATGAAGGATGCGATGACCATGCTCATCAGCGGTCAGGTATAGGTCCCCTCATTGATCGGCGCAGCAGAAATAAGACCCAAGTTGAGTTCGGCACTTAAATTTAATAAGCAAGGCGGCGCCAGCTACAATACCGGCTCAAAAAGGATGTCACTAAAATCCATCCATCTACCAGATATGTCTGGCCTTGCAACCACGTCCTAAAATTATGGGTGGTGGGGGCGGTTTCACTTTGTCTAATTAGCTCCGTCCTGTTTTCTTAGTGTGTATCATAGCTTAGGACCAGCTCTCTACGCGCGCTATGAAAGTTGCGTGACGCGATAAAACGCCGGTAATGTAGCCGGCCGACTGTAAGTCCATTCTTCGAAAGCAGTATAACCGCAAAGCGAAGAACATCAAAAGATGAACACGAACGACGTGGCACAGCAGCTCTCCTTCCAAATA
This portion of the Amblyomma americanum isolate KBUSLIRL-KWMA chromosome 10, ASM5285725v1, whole genome shotgun sequence genome encodes:
- the LOC144107797 gene encoding uncharacterized protein LOC144107797, whose protein sequence is MADRDVSCVPATDRVDADHELAVLSVLEDSSLERPRPSRFESKISIDHRSLAQGDPFFNIQSPNWLQAAESTSTRHHLWRSTCVSLVAGALVLAVLGAAAAIAVGHARAKHKKLLEFLRHYRYSTNATYEMTDNPDSNGTRTTTVHYVDFVPVARTLMGGVVNTSEAQLIALNL